A single Iodidimonas sp. SYSU 1G8 DNA region contains:
- the rpe gene encoding ribulose-phosphate 3-epimerase, with translation MQQQVRISPSILSADFAKLGEEVRAITEAGADYIHIDVMDGHFVPNLTIGPSVIKALRPHSDKPFDVHLMISPVDPFIQAFADAGADIITVHPEAGPHLHRTIQSIKATGAKAGVSLNPATPVEAVDFVLDDIDLILVMSVNPGFGGQSFIDSQLAKIERLRTMIDRSGRQIDLEVDGGVGADNAARVIAAGADVLVAGTAAFKGGPAQYAGNIRQLRGLTA, from the coding sequence ATGCAGCAACAGGTCCGTATCTCACCGTCCATCCTATCCGCTGATTTCGCGAAGTTGGGCGAAGAAGTTCGCGCAATCACCGAAGCGGGCGCGGACTACATCCATATCGACGTGATGGACGGGCATTTCGTGCCCAATCTCACCATCGGCCCGTCGGTCATCAAGGCGCTCCGGCCGCACAGCGACAAGCCGTTCGACGTGCATCTGATGATCTCGCCAGTGGATCCGTTCATTCAGGCCTTCGCCGACGCGGGCGCCGACATCATCACCGTGCATCCCGAAGCCGGCCCGCACCTGCACCGCACCATCCAGAGCATCAAGGCGACCGGGGCGAAAGCGGGAGTCTCGCTCAATCCGGCGACGCCGGTCGAAGCGGTGGACTTCGTGCTGGACGATATCGACCTGATTTTGGTGATGAGCGTCAATCCGGGCTTCGGTGGCCAATCTTTCATCGACAGTCAGCTTGCCAAGATCGAAAGGCTGCGTACGATGATCGACCGTAGCGGCCGCCAGATCGATCTCGAAGTCGATGGCGGTGTCGGCGCGGATAATGCCGCCCGCGTGATTGCGGCCGGCGCCGACGTGCTGGTCGCGGGGACCGCGGCGTTCAAGGGAGGACCGGCGCAGTATGCCGGGAATATTCGCCAGTTACGCGGCCTGACGGCCTGA